GAGGGGGGCGATAAGAGAGGCTTACGGTTTGGGAAGTGATGCAGTGCAGGCCCTGATGATTCACTCTCTTCACTGGTAACACAAGTGGCTGTGAACGCAgtgcacaccacacacacaaacacacacacacacacacacacacatttcaaacaaatacaacacatgcacgcacaaaaGCTGTCATCTCACTTGCCAAAAATGCCGCTATTTTGGATGTTATTATGATTAGTAGTATTGTTAGTAGTGTCAGTGCTATTAGTAGTACAGTTTGTACCTTAagttattattagtagtagtattgtTAGTAGCAGTATTAGTATTTATAATAGTTTTATTCATAGAAGCATAAGCCAAATGATCCACCTTGCTGTAGTCTCCTGTTAGAGAATGGTTCTCCATTGTAGAACCCAGGAGGCTGCTGGGAGAAAATGGCCTTCTCCTGGAATTGACCCTCCGCACAGAGAGCAATGCCTGCTGGGACACATATTTAACCAAATGCATGAAACTAAGATTACTCAGGTGGATACCAGATCTGTGAGTGACACTTTGTCTATCGTTCTCTACGTCCCCCCTGAAGTCTGCACCCGCCTCTTCCCTTTGGTTTTCCATATATGGACATGGAGAAGATCTCAATTGCACACTCATCCCCTCCTCCAACTGCTTTTGAGGAGGAGACGAGGAGAGAAGTGAGGAGGATGTCCCGCTGTTATTGAAGAAATGGTGCCGCATGTCAACGATTCAGGCCGCAGGGCAAACACAGGGACATTCTGTAGTCACAGCAACGGAACTCACGTCCACTTCTGAAAGCTCCATGTCACCCCGTTGGACACACGCGGCTCCTCCTCCTGGCGGTGAACTTTGACCCGGTCCCCTTTTACCCCTGACACCAGGGTCTGACCTCTGAACCGCTGCAGGGCTTCGGAACCGTGTGGACAGCTTCACACGCAGGCGCTTCTAGAGAAGCAGGACCAGAAAGGTTACGTGATGATGACTGGCATCTGATTTCATATCCTGTTCTCTATATAGTACCCTAATTATAGCCAGGACCTGGAGGACCCCGCGGGGAACTGTTAGAGAACGTTTTGGTTCCAGAACATTGCTGATGGCAGATGCAGATGATACACACATATCAATCCATTAAAAAAAGTTCCTTTCTAAAGACTCACCATTTTAGGAGGAGAACTTCCCGGGGAAAGAAACCTGAGAATTCAAAGGAATGGGAGATCATATTCTTGAAGAAATATTCCAGACGGAAACATTTTTCGCAATGTTTCTTTGCATTTGTTGTCTAGGTAACATAGCTGTATTAACTGAGCAGGTTGCTTTTAGGTTGTTTCCCAAATGTTgatgaaaatatatatcttttcaCTACATCTGAAGACACTACATCTGAAGACAGCctggggaacacacacacacaaacacactgtgtaCAGCTTATTCTCTATGCTCAATGCACATAAGATTATTTGATAAGATAATACACCAATAATACACTAATAAGTATAATCAATATGGCctacattaaaacattacttATTAAAGCAAGAtatagacaaaataaaatatcaaatatgaAAAGCTAgataggtttttttttttttaaagacatttctGAATGCTAGTACTCtcacctctctttccttctcctgtTCCCAGAATCTTTCAGGAGGTTTTCTACAGAACGTGTATACAATGTTaagtaattatatatttttgatcGTTTAATAAATAACAACTTGAGTATACTGCTCCATGAGCTTAAAGGTAAatagtgaaaatgtatgtaaatattaaCAATTTTAAAACTCAGTTAATAATTAGACTGTATAAATGCATCATTCAGACTCAGAACTTGTCCATACTTGTCGGCGTCTCCTCTCCCAGCGGGACTGGGCGACTGTCTGGCGTCGAATCAAGTGTGGTCCCCGGGGGACTTGGGGAAAACAAGTCAGGGGTAAGTCGCAGCTTTGTGCACGGCGTGGCGCTGTAGAGCAGTACGACATGGATTTTTGTCTATGTCAAATTTTTTCCCCTGATATTCTTCAGTCGCTTAATTAATCTCTATCCACATTTTTGCTTGGCCGGCTATGGGTTAATGGCGTTTAATACAAAATAGGCACACTATACACAAAATCTGCGTAAAGTTGTCATATTTATCTACAGTGGAGGTGAGCATGTGAAATTGCGTATGAGCGACGAGTATAGCCTTTAGACTACATTTTTAACGGTAGATTCTACTCACGCGTGATCTTGGCAGTGGAGGCTCCGCAGGCCGGAGGAGAGCTCCGAGAGAGGAGACTGTTCGGTATCGGGGGATGGAGATAAAGTCCAATCGGTTTCGTTGTTTACTGGCAGCCACACGGGTCCTTCCGGGGATATATCATTCCAATGCACCTTGGTGATCTCCATTATGTAGCGACTTACACATTAGCAATTTAGAAGTTATTAAATTAAGTTTGTGTTTGTATAGCCCTGCATAGCCTATAAAAGAAATTGACTATaatccaaaatatattaatatcttACATTACAATCAGACCTTCCAAAATCTCCACTTGCATGGCCTTATCAGGAATACAGGACCAGCTTACAAGCTTTGCCAAGTGTTCTGGTCTCACCTGTGTTGATATAGCGTCCCTCATCCACCCTCCCTTCAGAGCAGAGGGACGGTTCCTACAGCCACTTCACCATCGCAACGTGGTTGCTATGACAAGCCGACAAGACCAGGCATGCATGCGGGTCTTCGTCCCTCCCCTCATGCGAAGCTTTAATACAGGTCATTCAGCCGGATTTAGGTTATTGGGTAGGATTATATAGACATAGAATGAATATAATTTACCCCTGTCTTTATAAATAAAGGCGTTTGGACTCAAGAAGAACGAGCAAACGTACTTTCTccccctaaccttaactatCAGCGAAGATGAAAATCGGGCCCAAGGTCACCATAGAGCAACTCAATGCCAAGCGGCAGGTCGATCGCGGTTAGCAACGTTTTAAAATCCTCTCGGAGCGACCTTATGTGGTTGTGGTTGCCTAGGCGTTGCGCAGTGGCGGGCTGAAGCGCCATTCGTTTTAAGGAGTAGATCCTATGCCACGAGACTGCCAATCCACAATCAGGGTCAAatctaaaaaacaaacatgcttcAGTGAATAGCACGTTCAGGTGTGAAAAATCCCATGGATTTTCAGACAATTTCCTTATATCAATTTCCTTTGGTCCACCTAGGTAGGCTAtttttaacataaaatatatttattttttattgtctcACAACTTTCTGATTGAAAAAGAAACGACActaatttttttctgaaataattCAGTTGTTGGTGTAGCTTAATAACAATTGATATGCAGCCTGAATACAAATAGCCTATGCTTTCATGTaccatgtaaatgtattttgccTCTATCACTACCATTGACCCGTAGGTGTTCTACACTGCAGTCTATTCAAAAGCAATCGTACAAACAGCAGTCATTTGAAATACGAGTTTTGGTTACTTGTCCTGTATTTAACTGTGACGGTGTTAATTGCTCTAAGGGGACGGTATGATATTTCCAACCAATGGCGGCGTGCGAAAACATTCGTGAAGGGCGGGTGGTAGCTCTAATTTGCCAAGCAATACAGCTATCACTGACTGGGACCTCCTCTTCCCGGAAGCTGACAGTCAGCTGATTTGTTTTTACTGAGGAAGGTATCGTTACATTATCCACCTTTACCCCCGTCTTTCTTTCACAAAACCTCTCTTCACTTTTTTTCTCTGGTATGGATGAGACAAGTCCGTTGGTCTCCCCGTTAAGGGACTCCAACGACTTCAGCTACTATCCCACCGAGCCCGCTAGTCCCCGAGGCGTATTTGGAGGCACGCCGGGCTCAGTGGTTCGCATCCCGGCTGGGAGTCCGGAACGCAACCGTGAGAGACAGCCGTTGTTGGACCGGGACCGAGGAAGTTCCCCGCGGGATGCTCATAGAAACGACTTCCCGGAGGATCCCGAGTTCCGAGAAATCATCAGGAAGGCGGAGCGCGCTATAGATGAAGGGATCTACCCGGAGAGAATATACCAGGGATCCAGCGGCAGTTACTTTGTTAAAGATTCAcagggggtgagggagagaaaaacagatttagCTACTTTTAACAGCTTGTCCTATGCTATTTTTTCATAGCCTCAACAACTTCTTGTTCTATTGTTTATGTAATCGGATATGGCAAATGTGCAGTCCATTAATCTTGAGTAGACTAATGGTGTTTAGAGCGTGTGGTAGAATTATTGTATTCCTGCAGATTACCCTGTTGCTGGTAAAAGCATCTCACTGTGTTGTCTGAAAGAGGCCCCAGCTTTATTACCTTCACTATGACTTGCAAATATTTCTCTGCAACCTGAAAAACGGTTGCagagaaatatttgaaaaaactgAGTGgtaccttttttgtttttcaagtccacATTAGAAGACACAGAGAACTACAAATCTAAacagaatgttgtttttgttgttgttcttttaCATATTTTGAAAAGCAACAAGAATGCCATAAATGAGGGCCACACAAAACTTGCATACATCAAAGAACCCAATTGGTGTGCTATGCctatttcaacacacacacacacacacacacacacacacacacacatatatctcTACTTTAGAGCTGAACCACTAGCTGTCAACTAGTCTCTGATCTGGAACAGCTGTGTCACTGTGGCATAATTCACAGTAACCATgcacctgggttcaaataccgTTTAAAGTCAACCTAACTACAGTATATTTGCTTGACTGAGCTTGTCTGGCTTAATGCTACAATGGAATAGCCCCAAAACATGCTGACCCCCTCCCATGTGACAGTCTACGATGACCAGCGGTCGTGTTCAGTGTTTTGGGTCGTGTTCAGGTTCTTTGAACCCGGGTCTGACCAACGGCTTCTGCTGTGCCGTCTTATCACTGTCATGTTGTCTTGGTGTGCGTGCGTCCTAAATGCCACTGTttagtgcacttcttttttttaaccagcACCCCTTGGGTGTACGGGGCCCTTTTAGAACGCAGCCTTGGATTGCGTAATGCAGGCATCCACGCTGGCAGAACCATGAGTAATGTGTCTcgttcattctctctctctcacacacacacacacacagctgctgtaatgtccattttgttttgctCTGAAATCACGTGGTTGTGATTAATCACCTGTCACAAGGTCTTCAAGGGATGCGAAAATGGACGGCGTGTGTCCCGTTGACATCTGAGGTCCCCTCAGGCTTCCCCCCGGGACAGAGACCTGACGGAGAAGCGAAACCTCGGTAACTTAGCGTGCCAACAGGCTGAGGGTCAAGTAGCGGCGTTACACAACAGTGCATCAAAGCCCGTAATGAAGACACAGGTCCTCGATGTCTAAAAGGGAAGTGTCACCCAGGATTTTCGATGTGTGGTGTAATCTGCCAGATTTCACTTCCTGTATGTTGGCTGCCTATCAAGCTCCATTGCCTACCGGTGTTCAGCCCACTGTGATTCCAGCATTCCAGCTGATGCTTGTCATCTTGTCGTAAGGCCGGGGCTTTATGGGTCTACAGTGACGTGAGTTGGGGATCTGTGCCATTCATAAATGGTCACAGGATTCGGCCCAGTAATGACATTAGGGCTTTTTTGATTTTTATTCTCGAGCTACAAAGGGGCCTCTGAAAAAGGACCGGCCTGTGGAAGTAACTGCACACTCTATTCCGATTTGCTTTACACACATCCTGTGAAGTGGTTTTCCATGCGAGAAATGTTAGTTACGCATATAAAATCAGGGCGTGTGTGTGGGCGTATACATTTGATTAAACATAAAGGCTTCGCCAGCTCGTTCTTCTCTAGACTACTAATTGGTCAGCTTAAATTCTAGTTTTGGCCACGCACGTGTCAACCACGCTATTTTGATAATTGAGTTTCAGTGTGCAGTTAGGATTTCAGCCTCACCCCATCTCCCTCTTCAACACCAACCTGAACCCCGAACTcaacaccccctccccctcttctcttgTATGACAGTCAGCAGTGCGGAAATCATGTGTTTCTATCCCTCTGTTCAGGTCTTCCGAGCCCTCCACCAGTATATATATCACACGTGTCTGTGTCTGGCAGGCTGTGTCACATTCACATGCCATTGGCTTTGGTATTGTACAAGGACAAAAGTGAAGTCACAGGTTAATCGTTCAATCGGTCAGGTTCATGTCGTCGTGGCGTTGTCCTCTTCTGAACGTCTGAACTTTAACAACTTCACTGTAAAATGGGGAAATACTGGAAACGTCCGCCCACTTGCTTCTAGCTGCTACTAGCTCTTTGTTAAAATCAGTAAtcctgtttctcttttttgttcTCTTTCCTGTTTAACAACACGGACCCTGTAGCAGGCACAAATCACAGGAGTGGCCAATTAAGGCCATGATCACTTAATGGAACCAATAAGCATTAGCCTACATTTAACGTCTGTAGAGCTCTTTGGCCACGCCCACCAGTGCTGGGTTTGGCATATGCCAATCACACTGGAACTGATTTTCTACATTTGAATACACTGTTTGCGCTACGCAGTGGTGGCGGGGTCTTCCAGTGCAGAACTCTccatcctgccccccccccctgtcgGAGATCATCTGTGTCTTCCAGTGCTgacttctccctcctcctccccgctTGTAGAAGATCATCGGTGTCTTCAAGCCGAAGAACGAGGAGCCGTACGGTCAGTTGAACCCAAAGTGGACCAAGTGGCTCCAGAAGCTGTGCTGTCCCTGCTGTTTCGGCCGGGACTGTCTGGTGCTGAACCAGGGCTACCTGTCCGAGGCCGGCGCCAGTCTGGTGGACCAGAAACTGGAGCTCAACATTGTGCCCCGGACCAAGGTAGGATGGGATGGACCTCTACCTGGGCATCGGGGGCTGTCACGTGTGTCCGGATTCAGGGAAATTCGAATGTAAATGAAACCATTGGCGGGTTGCTGATATGGTTAGCGTGCTACTGCTATTGCAAACGCTGTAAGGTGACGTTGGTTGGATGACATGACAGTGAAGCTCGCCCGAGTCATCGTTTTGGCCTGGTGTCCTCCTTCCCAAGGCCCACACCATGTGATTACACAAGTATACAGTTGTAAAACAAAGCAtgcacgtgcgcgcacacacactcccctctcctctccctactAGGTGGTGTACCTGTCCAGCGAGTCATTCAACTACAGCGCTATAGACCGGGTCAAGTCCCGGGGAAAGAAGCTGGCCCTGGAGAAGGTGCCCAAAGTGGGACAGCACTTCCACCGGATCGGCCTACCTCCCAAGGTACGTCCCCTGACGGCTGGCGGTGTCCCCAATCGCCCCCTGGTCACCCTGTAGTACCCCCCCCCCTTATGCagttaatatattatataatgtggCACCTGTATTTTTGGTGTCTTTCTTTAATGGTTCACGTTAATTCCCTCCCTGCTGTCTCTTCCAGTTGGGCTCCTTCCAGATCTTCGTGGAAGGCTTCAAGGATGCGGATTTCTGGCTGCGGAGGTTTGAAGCCGAGCCCCTCCCGGAGAACACGAACCGACAGCTCCAGCTGCAGTTCGAGAGGCTGGTGGTGCTCGACTACATCATCAGGAACACCGGTACGTTACCGTGGTGTTGGCAGTCGACCGCTTGTGTGAATGCATCAGACGTGTGCACAGTGTTTTGATGGgttgctctctctccctgcagaTCGGGGGAACGATAACTGGCTGTTAAAATACGACTGTCCCATGGACCAGGGGAATAGGGTAAGTAAGCGCACGTGCGCGTGCACGCAactcctctctgttcctcccctTTTGTGTGTCTGATCCTGTTTCTGTCGGTCAGAGATCATACCCATTTCTGTCCACCAGAGACAATgaatcaataaaataattcaaaaatcaTCGCTGATTGTCTCACTCCGCAGGACTCTGATTGGGTGGTGGTAAAGGATCCTGTTATCCAGTTGGCTGCCATTGACAACGGATTGGCCTTTCCTCTCAAACACCCTGACTCCTGGAGAGCATGTAAGCACCACCCCCAACCAATCACCGGACAGCTTAAAGAGATGGAATGACCAATTCATGAACAGCTTAGAGATGGATTGACCAATCACTGAACAGCTTGTGTAGATGCATTGTTCCCGTGACCAATCAGCTTTTGCTGTGTATACATTCCTATCTTTCTGGCCAATTGGCTTACCTTACCGCTGAACAATCGAGCACCTTTCTTACTAAAACTGTCACGTTTGAAAAATCCCAGACCCATTCTACTGGGCTTGGCTGTCCCAGGCCAAAGTGCCCTTCTCCCAGGAGATCAGGGAGCTGGTTCTGCCCAAACTGGCCGACCCAAACTTCACCAAAGACCTGGAGGAAGATCTGTATGAACTGTTTAAGGTGAGGATGGAGGCGTCAGGAAGAACAGGGGAATTCGACTAAACCTGACTGACACTGCTGTCCAATCGCTGATGGTGGGGTTGTTTTAACATtccatcgtgtgtgtgtgtgtgtttcagaaagaTCCAGGCTTCGACAGGGGACAGTTCCACAAGCAGATAGCTGTCCTAAGAGGACAGGTAGGTTTCATTACGCTATGcccatttaattaatttaacagGCATCATATAAACATCTAAtaaatctccctctctcactaccccccacccccctcgcTCTGCCGGTCCTGGCCCAGATTCTGAACCTCAGTCAGGCTCTGAAGGACGGCAAGACCCCCCTCCAGCTGGTCCAGATGCCTCCGGTCATTGTGGAGACGGCCAGAGCACCGCAGAGAGCCAACAGTGAGTCCTACACACAGTCCTTCCAGAGCAGGAGACCCTTCTTCACCTGGTggtagggaggaggaggaggaggaccgGGCGGGGGGAGGCAAACTTCCAAACAAGATGGGGGAggagtgacccccccccccccccctttaccCAATGGACACTGGCGGTGTTGAGAAGTTGTGAAGAATGAAAGGAGTGAGGATGGAAGAATGAGGAGGAAGAGCGAGGACGTGGAAAAGGCATATCCCTCAGTTTGCGTTTGTGCCTTGTGTGGACGTCTACGACCAAAACGACAACGATGAGGAATAAACCATCATTTGGACTCTTTAAGTTTCCGACTGGCCCCATTCCAACCGGCTGCCTATTCACTATAGTGCAGGGCTTAGGGCTCCAATCTAGCGCACTATATTGTAGAGTAAGGAGTTCAGTGGAATGCAGCCACTTCAGTTAAACACCTCTGtctcgctctgtgtgtgtgtgtgtgtgtttgtgggagagAGGCGTCACCTTCCTCAGAACCCTGAGCCTGTGGTCAACAACCA
Above is a window of Esox lucius isolate fEsoLuc1 chromosome 9, fEsoLuc1.pri, whole genome shotgun sequence DNA encoding:
- the cdc25d gene encoding cell division cycle 25 homolog d isoform X1; the protein is MEITKVHWNDISPEGPVWLPVNNETDWTLSPSPDTEQSPLSELSSGLRSLHCQDHAATPCTKLRLTPDLFSPSPPGTTLDSTPDSRPVPLGEETPTKNLLKDSGNRRRKERFLSPGSSPPKMKRLRVKLSTRFRSPAAVQRSDPGVRGKRGPGQSSPPGGGAACVQRGDMELSEVDQALLSVRRVNSRRRPFSPSSLLGSTMENHSLTGDYSKPLVLPVKRVNHQGLHCITSQTVASLLGGQYSGPVEDFLIVDCRYPYEYQGGHIKGAVNLHTRAQIKGALLQVPGLRQVTSTPGDGPLTAGQGSPSEGSSPRKLIVFHCEFSSERGPRLCHYLREQDRALHASLYPLLFYPELYLLEGGYRHFHACYPELCEPRGYVSMRHHDHRDQWRRPQRKTTSRLRKRSPLYKTF
- the pi4k2a gene encoding phosphatidylinositol 4-kinase type 2-alpha translates to MDETSPLVSPLRDSNDFSYYPTEPASPRGVFGGTPGSVVRIPAGSPERNRERQPLLDRDRGSSPRDAHRNDFPEDPEFREIIRKAERAIDEGIYPERIYQGSSGSYFVKDSQGKIIGVFKPKNEEPYGQLNPKWTKWLQKLCCPCCFGRDCLVLNQGYLSEAGASLVDQKLELNIVPRTKVVYLSSESFNYSAIDRVKSRGKKLALEKVPKVGQHFHRIGLPPKLGSFQIFVEGFKDADFWLRRFEAEPLPENTNRQLQLQFERLVVLDYIIRNTDRGNDNWLLKYDCPMDQGNRDSDWVVVKDPVIQLAAIDNGLAFPLKHPDSWRAYPFYWAWLSQAKVPFSQEIRELVLPKLADPNFTKDLEEDLYELFKKDPGFDRGQFHKQIAVLRGQILNLSQALKDGKTPLQLVQMPPVIVETARAPQRANSESYTQSFQSRRPFFTWW
- the cdc25d gene encoding cell division cycle 25 homolog d isoform X3, with product MEITKVHWNDISPEGPVWLPVNNETDWTLSPSPDTEQSPLSELSSGLRSLHCQDHAPPGTTLDSTPDSRPVPLGEETPTKNLLKDSGNRRRKERFLSPGSSPPKMKRLRVKLSTRFRSPAAVQRSDPGVRGKRGPGQSSPPGGGAACVQRGDMELSEVDQALLSVRRVNSRRRPFSPSSLLGSTMENHSLTGDYSKPLVLPVKRVNHQGLHCITSQTVASLLGGQYSGPVEDFLIVDCRYPYEYQGGHIKGAVNLHTRAQIKGALLQVPGLRQVTSTPGDGPLTAGQGSPSEGSSPRKLIVFHCEFSSERGPRLCHYLREQDRALHASLYPLLFYPELYLLEGGYRHFHACYPELCEPRGYVSMRHHDHRDQWRRPQRKTTSRLRKRSPLYKTF
- the cdc25d gene encoding cell division cycle 25 homolog d isoform X2; this encodes MEITKVHWNDISPEGPVWLPVNNETDWTLSPSPDTEQSPLSELSSGLRSLHCQDHAATPCTKLRLTPDLFSPSPPGTTLDSTPDSRPVPLGEETPTKNLLKDSGNRRRKERFLSPGSSPPKMKRLRVKLSTRFRSPAAVQRSDPGVRGKRGPGQSSPPGGGAACVQRGDMELSEVDALLSVRRVNSRRRPFSPSSLLGSTMENHSLTGDYSKPLVLPVKRVNHQGLHCITSQTVASLLGGQYSGPVEDFLIVDCRYPYEYQGGHIKGAVNLHTRAQIKGALLQVPGLRQVTSTPGDGPLTAGQGSPSEGSSPRKLIVFHCEFSSERGPRLCHYLREQDRALHASLYPLLFYPELYLLEGGYRHFHACYPELCEPRGYVSMRHHDHRDQWRRPQRKTTSRLRKRSPLYKTF